One genomic segment of Amycolatopsis granulosa includes these proteins:
- a CDS encoding glucose PTS transporter subunit EIIB: MLRYPGRCQPPLRVRVRQAEKEAAVADDRPERILAALGGADNVVEIEGCITRLRCELEDGSLVDEAALKAAGAHGVMKMGSVVQVVVGPEADTIAGDIQDLM, from the coding sequence ATGCTCCGCTACCCGGGAAGGTGTCAACCACCGTTACGGGTTCGTGTTCGGCAAGCAGAGAAGGAGGCGGCCGTGGCGGACGACAGGCCGGAAAGGATCCTCGCGGCACTCGGCGGCGCGGACAACGTCGTCGAGATCGAAGGCTGCATCACGCGGCTGCGCTGCGAGCTCGAGGACGGCTCGCTGGTGGACGAGGCCGCGCTCAAGGCGGCCGGCGCGCACGGCGTGATGAAGATGGGTTCGGTGGTGCAGGTCGTCGTCGGTCCCGAGGCCGACACGATCGCTGGCGACATCCAGGACCTGATGTGA
- a CDS encoding glucose PTS transporter subunit IIA: MSVVVLSPVAGRVTPLSGVPDPVFAQAMVGPGVAVLPAGGRQDALSPVSGTVVTLHPHAFVVATEGGQGVLVHLGIDTVQQKGEGFTLHVVKGESVRAGQPLISWDPDAVTAAGYSPIVPVVALDAEAQALTGLPAGGGITAGEQLFSWD; encoded by the coding sequence GTGAGCGTGGTGGTGCTGAGCCCGGTCGCGGGGCGGGTCACGCCCCTGTCCGGGGTGCCGGACCCGGTGTTCGCGCAGGCGATGGTCGGGCCCGGCGTCGCGGTGCTCCCGGCGGGCGGCCGGCAGGACGCGCTCAGCCCGGTCAGCGGCACCGTCGTCACGCTGCACCCGCACGCGTTCGTCGTCGCCACCGAGGGCGGTCAGGGCGTGCTGGTGCACCTGGGCATCGACACGGTGCAGCAGAAGGGCGAGGGCTTCACGCTGCACGTCGTCAAGGGCGAGTCGGTGCGTGCCGGGCAGCCACTGATCAGCTGGGACCCGGACGCGGTCACCGCGGCGGGCTACTCACCGATCGTGCCGGTGGTGGCGCTGGACGCGGAGGCCCAGGCGCTGACCGGATTGCCGGCCGGCGGCGGCATCACCGCCGGCGAGCAGCTGTTCAGCTGGGACTAG
- a CDS encoding PTS transporter subunit EIIC, with translation MAGLQRFGRSLMLPIATLPAAGLLSRLGQDDLLGKDGLGWDKVAAVLAAAGGGLFDWLPLLFAVGIAVGFTRKGDGSTGVAAVVGFVVFNKVVQVFAPVSDLAGFKEGWYLQPIKWPYSVLGGIVVGLVTAVLWQRFHRVKLPPYLAFFGGRRFVPIINSLVLLLIGVVFGLVFPAVDHAMHWLGDTVTGNAVAGGGVYGLLNRLLLPVGLHQLINVPVWFIFNGGDITNFFNGDPHAGAFTTGFFPVFMFALPAAALAIWRTARPGQRKVTGGIMIAGAFTSFLTGVTEPIEFAFMFVAWPLYLIHAVLTGLSHAICNALDIHLGFSFSAGVIDFALNSTAPAAHRAWLIIPIGLVYAVIYYFLFRWVIIKWNLRTPGREDDTEQATPADEQPGSSGQAR, from the coding sequence ATGGCGGGGCTGCAGCGCTTCGGCCGCAGCCTCATGCTGCCCATCGCCACGCTGCCGGCCGCCGGCCTGCTCAGCCGGCTCGGGCAGGACGACCTGCTCGGCAAGGACGGCCTGGGCTGGGACAAGGTCGCCGCCGTGCTCGCCGCGGCGGGCGGGGGCCTGTTCGACTGGCTGCCCCTGCTGTTCGCCGTCGGCATCGCCGTCGGGTTCACGCGCAAGGGCGACGGCTCGACCGGTGTCGCCGCCGTGGTCGGATTCGTGGTGTTCAACAAGGTCGTGCAGGTGTTCGCGCCGGTCAGCGACCTGGCGGGGTTCAAGGAGGGCTGGTACCTCCAGCCGATCAAGTGGCCCTACAGCGTGCTGGGCGGCATCGTCGTCGGCCTGGTCACGGCGGTGCTGTGGCAACGGTTCCACCGCGTGAAGCTGCCGCCGTACCTGGCGTTCTTCGGCGGCCGGCGGTTCGTGCCGATCATCAACTCGCTGGTGCTGCTGCTGATCGGGGTCGTGTTCGGCCTGGTCTTCCCCGCCGTGGACCACGCCATGCACTGGCTCGGCGACACGGTCACCGGCAACGCGGTCGCCGGTGGTGGCGTGTACGGCCTGCTCAACCGCCTGCTGCTGCCGGTGGGCCTGCACCAGCTGATCAACGTGCCGGTGTGGTTCATCTTCAACGGCGGCGACATCACCAACTTCTTCAACGGCGACCCGCACGCGGGGGCGTTCACCACCGGCTTCTTCCCGGTCTTCATGTTCGCGCTGCCTGCTGCGGCGCTGGCGATCTGGCGGACCGCGCGGCCCGGGCAGCGCAAGGTGACCGGCGGCATCATGATCGCCGGCGCGTTCACCTCGTTCCTGACCGGCGTGACCGAGCCGATCGAGTTCGCGTTCATGTTCGTGGCCTGGCCGCTGTACCTCATCCACGCGGTGCTCACCGGCTTGTCGCACGCCATCTGCAACGCGCTGGACATCCACCTCGGGTTCTCCTTCTCGGCCGGGGTCATCGACTTCGCACTGAACTCGACCGCGCCGGCGGCCCACCGCGCGTGGCTGATCATCCCGATCGGCCTGGTCTACGCGGTGATCTACTACTTCCTGTTCCGGTGGGTGATCATCAAGTGGAACCTGCGCACGCCGGGCCGGGAGGACGACACCGAGCAGGCCACCCCGGCCGACGAGCAGCCGGGCTCGTCCGGCCAGGCCCGGTGA
- a CDS encoding ubiquinol-cytochrome c reductase iron-sulfur subunit — protein sequence MTAHSPTRRAVLTTGVAVAGAAAGSVALAACGSGGSSGSSQNTGPAPAAPPGTTIAALADVPVGGAKSVEVDGQPAIVSRPSGTTAVCFSAICTHQGCTVAPEGAKLHCPCHGSTYDALTGAVEKGPAQRALPPIAVKVDGGNVVTA from the coding sequence ATGACTGCGCATTCACCTACCCGCCGTGCCGTCCTGACGACCGGGGTCGCCGTGGCCGGTGCGGCCGCCGGCTCCGTGGCCCTCGCCGCCTGCGGCAGCGGCGGCAGCTCCGGAAGCAGCCAGAACACCGGCCCGGCCCCCGCCGCCCCGCCCGGTACCACCATCGCCGCGCTCGCCGACGTCCCCGTCGGCGGCGCCAAGTCGGTCGAGGTCGACGGCCAACCGGCGATCGTGTCGCGCCCCTCCGGCACCACCGCGGTGTGCTTCAGCGCGATCTGCACCCACCAGGGTTGCACGGTCGCGCCCGAGGGCGCGAAGCTGCACTGCCCGTGTCACGGGTCGACGTACGACGCCCTCACCGGCGCGGTCGAGAAGGGCCCCGCGCAGCGGGCCCTGCCCCCGATCGCCGTCAAGGTCGACGGCGGCAACGTCGTGACCGCCTAG
- a CDS encoding GntR family transcriptional regulator: MSQTVTPTTPATPAATTDRVVEGPTPKHAQLREILRRAIERELPPGSPIPSERDLAERYQVSRLTVRSAIGKLVEEGLLTRARGKGTFTATRRMELQLYLMSFTDDMRRRGLTPATELLHCGSDAPPPETAGALGLAPRQPAYRLVRRRRADGVPLAVERGWYHPRRVPGLPDLDLTSSLYAQLAQHYDLRLDHARQTVWSEAADRETARLLGIRTGDPLLVFRRVSSASGVPVEDMTSWYRGDRYEVTMQLDRTVPAEHGGNP; the protein is encoded by the coding sequence GTGTCGCAGACCGTGACCCCGACGACCCCGGCGACCCCCGCGGCCACCACCGACCGCGTGGTGGAGGGGCCGACACCGAAACACGCGCAGCTGCGCGAAATCCTGCGCCGCGCGATCGAGCGCGAGCTGCCGCCCGGCTCGCCGATCCCGTCGGAGCGGGATCTCGCCGAGCGGTACCAGGTGTCCCGGCTGACCGTGCGCTCGGCGATCGGCAAGCTCGTCGAGGAGGGCCTGCTCACCCGCGCCCGGGGCAAGGGCACCTTCACCGCGACCCGGCGGATGGAGCTGCAGCTCTACCTCATGTCCTTCACCGACGACATGCGCCGCCGCGGGCTGACCCCGGCCACCGAACTGCTGCACTGCGGCAGCGACGCCCCGCCACCGGAGACCGCCGGCGCGCTCGGGCTGGCACCGCGCCAGCCGGCGTACCGGCTGGTGCGCCGCCGCCGCGCCGACGGCGTCCCGCTGGCGGTGGAGCGCGGCTGGTACCACCCGCGCCGGGTCCCCGGGTTGCCGGATCTGGACCTGACGTCCTCGCTGTACGCCCAGCTCGCACAGCACTACGACCTCCGCCTGGACCACGCCCGGCAGACGGTGTGGTCGGAAGCGGCGGACCGGGAGACCGCGCGGCTGCTCGGCATCCGCACCGGCGACCCGCTCCTGGTCTTCCGCCGGGTCTCCAGTGCGTCCGGAGTCCCGGTGGAGGACATGACCTCGTGGTACCGGGGCGACCGCTACGAGGTGACCATGCAACTCGACCGCACAGTCCCCGCCGAACACGGAGGTAACCCGTGA
- a CDS encoding HPr family phosphocarrier protein — MPQRRVTVASKVGLHARPAALVAKTAAAQAVPVTIAKDGGEPVPAGSLLSLMTLAAAHGDEVVVAAEGDGAQAAVDAVADLVARDLDA, encoded by the coding sequence ATGCCGCAGAGACGTGTGACGGTGGCCAGCAAGGTGGGCCTGCACGCCCGGCCCGCCGCACTGGTGGCGAAGACCGCGGCCGCGCAGGCGGTGCCGGTGACGATCGCCAAGGACGGCGGTGAACCGGTGCCGGCCGGCAGCCTGCTCAGCCTAATGACGCTCGCGGCGGCGCACGGGGACGAGGTGGTCGTCGCCGCCGAGGGCGACGGTGCGCAGGCCGCCGTCGACGCGGTCGCCGACCTGGTCGCCAGGGATCTCGACGCCTGA